The genomic stretch CATCCGTCACTGATCCACCGCCATCGCGGGCAAGCCCGCTCCCACAGGGGGACGGGTGTGCACAGGGTCAGCGGTCGTCCTCGTGGATCGACGACGGATGGCGGCAGAGCCCGTCGATCTCGATGTCCATGTACGGAAACAGCGGCAGGCGCATCAGGGTGTCGTGCAGCGTCTCGACGCTGGGCACGTCGAACACGCTGTAGTTGGCGTAGTGCCCGGCGATGCGCCACAGGTGCCGCCACAGGCCTTCGTGCTGGAGGCGCCGGGCAAGTTCCTTCTCGTCGGCCTTGAGCCGCGCGGCAAGGGCCGGATCCATGTCGGCGGGCAGCTTCACAGTCATCTTTACGTGGAACAGCATGGTGCTCTCTCCTTCGGTTCAGGCACGGCGGAACCGCGCCAGGCGCGCTTCGTCCAGCGTCAGGCCCAGGCCCGGCGTGCGGGGAATGTGCAGGTGGAAATCGCGGTACTGCGGCGCTTCGGTGACGATGTCTTCGGTCAGCAGCAGCGGGCCGAACAGCTCGGTGCCCCAGGTCAGCTGCCGCAGGGTGAGGAACGCGTGGGCCGAAGCCAGGGTGCCCACCGAGCCTTCGAGCATGGTGCCGCCGTACAGGGCGATGCCGCAGGCCTCGGCGATCTGCGCGGTGCGCAACACCGCGCGGGGGCCGCCGTTCTTGGCGATTTTCAGGGCGAACACGCTGGCCGCGCCGTCCGCCGCGAGGCTGAAGGCGTCCTCGACGCTTTCGATGGATTCGTCGGCCATGACCGGCGCCGGGCTGCGCTGGTTGAGGCGCACCTGGCCTGCGCGGTTGACCCGCGAGATCGGCTGCTCGATCAGGTCGATGCCGTTGTCGCCGAGCACCCGGCAGCCACGGATCGCCTGGGACTCGTCCCAGTACTGGTTGACATCGACCCGCACGCTGGCGCGGTCGCCCAGGGCCCGTTTGATCGCCAGCGCATGGGCCAGGTCCTGCTCCAGCGGGTTGGCGCCGATCTTCAGCTTGAAGATACGGTGCCGGCGCGCTTCCAGCATCTGCTCGGCCTCGGCGATGTCCCGGGCGGTGTCGCCGCTGGCCAGTGTCCAGGCCACTTCCAGGCTGTCGCGCACCCGGCCGCCGAGCAGTTCGCTGACCGGCAGGCCGAGGCGCTTGCCCTGGGCGTCGAGCAAGGCACTTTCGATGCCGGACTTGGCGAAGGTGTTGCCCTTGGCGATCTTGTCCAGGGTCTGCATGGCGGCGTTGATGTTGCAGGCGTCCAGGCCGGCCAGGGCCGGCGCCAGGTGCGCGTCGATGTTGGCCTTGATGCTTTCCGGGCTCTCGTTGCCGTAGGCCAGGCCGCCGATGGTGGTGGCCTCGCCGATGCCTTCGATACCGTCGCTGCAACGCAGGCGCAGGATCACCAGGGTCTGGTTCTGCATCGTGTGCATCGCCAGTTTGTGCGGGCGAATGGTCGGCAGGTCGACGATCACCGCCGCCAGGCTTTCGATCAGGATTGGGTTCATTTCAATGTCCGTTTCAACGTGTTCAACCGAGGTCGCCGCCACCGACCGGCAGGGTCACGCCGGTGATGTAGGAGGCCTCGTCGGAGGCGAGGAACAGGATCGCGCCGACCTGTTCGTCGAGGGTGCCGTAGCGTTTCATCAGGCTGCTGTCGAGGGTCTGCGCGACGATCTCCTGATACCAGGCCTGCTCCTGCGCCGACTGCTGCGCGGCGTTGCGCGGGATGCGCCGCGGCGGCGCTTCGGTGCCGCCGGGTGCGGTGGCGTTGACGCGGATGCCGCGCTCGGCGTTCTCGAACGCCAGGCACGCGGTCAGCGCATTGATGCCGCCCTTGGCCGCGCCGTAGGGCACGCGGTTCACGCTGCGGGTGGCGATCGACGACACGTTGACGATGGCGCCCCGCCCCTGCTTGAGCATCTGGGGCAACGCCGCGTGGCAGCACCACAGGGTCGGGAACAGCGAGCGGCGCACTTCGGCTTCGATCTGCGCGGTTTCGTAGTGTTCGAACGGCTTGGCCCAGATCGTGCCGCCGACGTTGTTGACCAGGATGTCGAGACGCCCGAAGGCATCGATGGCGGCGTCCGTCGCCCGGGCGCAATCGGCGTACTGCTCAAGGTCGGCGGTCAATGTCAGGACGTGTTCGCCCTGCAGTTCATGAACCAGCGTCGAACGGTCGACGGCCACTACCCGGGCGCCCTCCTCCAGCAAGCGTTCGCACACCCGGCGACCGATGCCTTGCGCGGCGCCGGTGACCAGCGCGACCTTGTCAGCGAATCTGTTGTTCATGGTGTTCTCCAGCATCAGGCTCAGGTTCGGCGCAAGGCTCAGGCCGCCGCGGCGGCGAACTTCTCGTAGTAGAAATTGGCCGGGGTGACGCCCTGCTCGCGGATGTGTTGGCTGACCGCCTCGACCATCGGCGGCGGGCCGCACAGGTACACGTCGACGTCGCCGTCGTTGAGGTGGCGCGGCTCGATGTGCTGGGTGACGTAGCCCTTGAGCGGATGCCGGCTCTCGGGGCTGGCCACGCAGGCGCCGTAGCTGAAGCCGGGAATGCGTGCGGCGAAGGCGTCGAGGCGGTCGAGCTCGACCAGGTCGAAGTCATGGGTGACGCCGTAGATCAGGTGCACCGGGTAGGCGCTGCCCTCCTCGGCGATCCGCTCCAGCATCGCGGTGAACGGCGCCAGCCCCGTACCGCCGGCCAACAGCAGCAGCGGCCGCTTGATCTCGCGCAGGTAGAAACTGCCCAGCGGACCTGCCAGGGTCATGCTGTCGCCGGCCTTGGCCAGGCCGGTGAGGAAGCGGCTCATCAGGCCGCCGGGCACGTTGCGGATCAGGAAGCTGACTTCGCCGTCCTTGGGCAACGAGCTGAAGGAATAGGCCCGGCTCTGGTCGCTGCCCGGCACTTGCAGGTTGACGTACTGGCCCGGCAGGAACGCCAGCCGGCTGAGGGACTCGCCCTTGACCGACAGGGCGATGGTGCTCTCGGAGAGCTGGCGCACGTCGCTGATCGTGGCCTGGAAACTGGCCTGCCCGGTCTTGCAGACCTGGGAGCCGGCCGGCACCCGCACCACGCAGTCGCTCTCGGCGCGCATCTGGCAGGTGAGCACATAGCCCCGGGCGAGTTCGTCCTCGCTCAAGGCGTCCTCGATGAAGTTGTCGCCCAGGGCGTAACGCCCGGATTCGGCGAAGCACTTGCAGGTGCCGCAGGCGCCGTCGCGGCAGTCCAGCGGGATGTTGATGCCTTGGCGGTACGCCGCGTCGGCGACGGTTTCCTGGCCGTCGGCCTCGATGAAGCGGGTGACCCCGTCCTCGAAATTCAATGCGATGCGAAAACCCATGTTGCACCTCGCTCACGGCGCCGGGCCGGCCAACGGCCAAGGCCCGCGCCGTCTCGGTCAGATGTGGTAAATGTCGATGACCTGACGGACGTAATCGTTTTTCAGCACCACCTTCTTGGCCTTGATCAGCGGCTGTTCGCCGCGCAGGTCGAGGGTGTAGAAGCTGGTGCCGAAATAGCTGTCGGTGACCTGGTAGCGGAAGCTCAGCGTGTGCCAGTTGAAGCGCACCTGGCATTGGCCTTCGCCCTGCCCGACGATCTCGATGTTGCTCAGGTTGTGCGAGGTGCGGGTGTCGGGAACGGTGGCGCTGGAGCGCTCGGTCTTGATCCGGAACACCCGGTCTTCGAGGCCGCCGCGGTTGCCGTACCAGATCAGCGAGATCTCGCTCTGCGGGTCTTCGGTGAGCGTGTCGCTGTCGTCCCAGGCCGGCATCCAGAAGCTGGCGTCGGCGGCATAGAGCTCCAGCCAACGGTCCCACTGGGCGTCGTCCAGATAACGGGCCTCGCGGTAGAGGAAATCGCGCACGGTGTCGTAGAGGCTGTTCATGGCACGGCCTCCACGGGGATCAGCTGCGGTTCGGCGGACACGGCCTTGAGCATCGTTTCCTGCCAGTACTTGTGCTGCAGCACGAACAGGCCTTCGTCCTCGGTGCGCACCCCGGACAGCAGCGGCTTGAGGCCGATCTCTTCGGCGGCGGCATCGGCGCCCTCCACCCAATGGGCCGCCCCGCGGGACATGTCGTTCCAGCCGCGTCCGGCGCCGTAGCCGGTCTGGCAGGAGCGGAACTCTTCCAGGTCGTCCGGCGTGGCCATGCCGCTGACGTTGAAGAAGTCTTCGTACTGGCGGATGCGTTTGGCCCGGGCCTCGGCGCTCTCGCCTTTGGGGGCAATGCAGTAGATGGTGATCTCGGTCTTGTCCACGGCGATCGGTCGGGCGATGCGGATCTGCGAACTGAACTGATCCATCAGGTACACGTTGGGGTACAGGCACAGGTTGCGCGAGTTCTCGATCATCCAGTCGGCGCGGGCCTGGCCGAAATCCCGGGCCAGCTCGTCGCGGCGCTCGTAGGCGGGACGGTCCTCAGGGTTGGCCCAGCGGGTCCAGAGCAGCAGGTGGCCGTGGTCGAAGGAGTAGAAGCCGCCGCCCTTCTTCGCCCAGCTGCCGGCGCTCATGGTCTTGATCTCTTCACCGGCCTCGCGTTGCTGGCGCTGGTTCTGGGTGGCGGCGTAGTTCCAGTGCACGGAGCTGACGTGGTAGCCGTCGGCGCCGTTTTCGGCGGTGAGTTTCCAGTTGCCTTCGTAGATGTAGGAACTGGAACCGCGCAGCACTTCCAGGCCTTCGGGGGATTGGTCGACGATCATGTCGATGATCCGCGCCGACTCGCCCAGGTGCTCGGCAAGGGGCTTCACGTCGGGGTTGAGGCTGCCGAACAGGAAGCCGCGGTAGGACTCGAAGCGCGCTACGCGGGTCAAGTCGTGGGAGCCTTCGCAGTTGAAGCCTTCGGGGTAGCCCGCCTCGGCGGGATCCTTGACCTTGAGCAGCTTGCCGCTGTTGTTGAACGTCCAGCCGTGGAACGGGCAGGTGTAGCTGGAACGGTTGCCGGACTTGTGCCGGCAGAGCATGGCGCCGCGGTGGCTGCAGGCATTGAGGAAAGCGTTGAGCACGCCGTCCTTGTTGCGCGCGATGAAGACCGGCTGGCGGCCCATGGTGAGGGTCAGGTAATCGTTGTTGCGCGGGATCTGGCTTTCGTGGGCCAGGTAGATCCAGTTGCCTTCGAAGATGTGCGCCATTTCCAGCTCGAACAGCCGCGGATCGGTGAACATCTCCCGCTTGCAGCGGTAGGCACCCTGCTCCTTGTCTTCTTCGAGCAAGGCAGTGAGGTAGTCGATTCCCAGGGACATGGCCAGGGCCTCCATTGTTATTGTTCAGGTCAGGTTAGGGAGGCGACGGCGGGCGCAATAGCCGATTCCTGCACATCGCTATCCGTTTTGCGCAGGACGGCGCGGCAGGTGTTTCAGGGGGGCGGGGAATCAGTGGCGGCGCTTGAAGGTGTGGGACGGCAGTTCGCCGAACTGCTGGCGGTAGCTGTCGGAGAAGCGGCCCAGGTGCAGGAAGCCGTAGTCCAGCGCCAGTTCGGTGAGGTTGCGCACCGGGCAGCTCGGGTCGGTGAGGCAGGCGTGGATGCGCGCCAGCTTGCGCTGGCGGATGTGCTGCATCGGCGTGACGCCCAGTTGGCGCTCGAACAGCGCGTACAGAGAACGCGGGCTCATGCGCGCCTGCGCGGCCAGGCTTTCGGCGCTCAGGTCCTGCTTGAGGTTGCGCTCGATGAACGCCAGGATCCGCTCCAGGCTGGCCGACGGCGCGTTCAAGGGTTCGCGGCTGACATTGGTGTCGAGCAGCGACAGCAACTTGCTGCCGATGATCTGCACATAGTGCTCCTGCACCCGCAGCAACGGATCGCTGGCTTCGGCTTCCTGGCAGATCATGCCGAGCAACGACGTGAAGCCTTCCAGGTCGTCGAGCCGGTAGTGGTTGCGCCGGAAGCGGATGCCGTCGGACGGGCGCAGCCACCGCTGCTCGTCGCACACCGACTCCAGCACGCTGACCGGCACCTTGAGGATGAACTTCTCGCAGTCGTCGGAGTACGTGAGGTCGACCGGATCGTCCGGGTTGATCAGCAGCAGTTCGCCCGGCACCAGATGCTGTTCGCGCTTGTGCCCGCGCCACAGGCAGTTGCCCTGCAGCAGCACTTGCAGGTGATAGACCGTTTCCAGCGCCAGGGAGGTGACCCGCACGCTGCCGCCGTAGCTGATGCGGCACAGGTCCAGCTCGGCGAACTTGCGGTGGTTGAGGCTGGCCTGGGGATGGGCGGTCTTGGCCAGTCCGATGAGATGCTGACCGACGTGCCGGTTGACGTAATCGGACACGGCATACGGGTCAGCGTGGTGAAACACGCTGCTGCGCTCGCTCAGCAGGCGGCTGTCCATGGAGGGCACTCGTTCTTGTCAGGTTTTCACGGATGCCGTCCACAGTACGCCGGCGTGGCGGCAGCGACAATCGGCGGCCCGTCGAACGGTCGATCACCGAACGCTTTCGGTGTTCCGGGCCGTGGCGGGCGGGCGGTTGCATCAGCAATTTATGCTCAGATCCCAGCTTAATAATATTTTACCGATGGCCACCCCGACCCTAGTCTGATCCCAAGCACAGAGAGCAGGCCGCACGCCGCCTGAATCCAATTGCCTCGTGAAAAGGGATGAGAGATGACCACTGAAACAATAAAAACAGACACGCTTGTCGTCGGTGCCGGTCAAGCGGGTGTGGCCATGAGCGAACACCTGGGCAAGCTCGGCGTCCCGCACCTGGTGCTGGAGCGCAGCCGCATCGCCGAACGCTGGCGCACCGGCCGCTGGGACTCGCTGGTGGCCAACGGCCCGGCCTGGCACGACCGTTTTCCGGGGATGGAATTCGACGATGTCGATCCTGACGGTTTCGCCCACAAGGACCGCGTGGCCGATTACTTCGAGGCCTATGCGAAAAAATTCAACGCGCCGATCCGCACCGGCGTCGAGGTCAAGCGCGTGGTGCGCAATGTCGGGCGGCCGGGCTTCACCGTCGAGACCTCCGAGGGCGTGATCGAGGCGGCCCGCGTGGTGGCCGCCACCGGCCCGTTCCAGCGCCCGGTGATCCCGCCGATCGCCCCGCAGGACGCACGCCTGCTGCAGATCCACTCGGCCGACTACCGCAACCCGCAGCAACTGCCGGACGGCGCGGTGCTGGTGGTCGGCGCAGGTTCCTCCGGCGTGCAGATCGCCGATGAGCTGCAGCGTTCGGGCAGGCAAGTGTTCCTGTCGGTCGGCGCCCATGACCGCCCGCCCCGCGCCTACCGCAACCGTGATTTCTGCTGGTGGCTGGGCGTGCTCGGCGAGTGGGACCAGGCCGCCATGAAACCGGGCCGCGAGCACGTGACCATCGCCGTGAGCGGCGCCCACGGCGGACGCACCATCGACTTCCGGGGCCTGGCCCACCGTGGCATGACCCTGGTGGGCGTGACCGAATCGTTCAAGGACGGCGTGGTGACGTTCAGGCAAGACCTGGCGGACAACCTCAAGCGCGGCGACGAGAACTACCTGGCGCTGCTCGACGCCGCCGACGCCTACATCGAACGCAACGGCCTGGATCTGCCGCCGGAGCCCGAGGCCCGGGAATCCTATCCGGATCCCGAGTGCGTGAAGCAACCGCTGGCGGATCTGGACCTGGCTGCCGCCGGCGTCACCTCGATCATCTGGGCCACCGGGTTCGCCGTGGACTATTCGTGGCTGAAGGTCGCCGCGTTCGACGACCAGGGCAAGCCGCAGCACCAGCGCGGGGTGTCCAGCGAACCGGGCGTGTACTTCCTCGGCCTGCCGTGGCAGTCCCGCCGTGGCTCCTCGTTCATCTGGGGCGTGTGGCACGACGCCAAGCACGTGGCCGACCACATCGCCACCCAGCGCAAGTACCTGGCCTACCGCGACGCCGACCAGCGCGCGGCAGCCCCCCGCAAGAACACCGACACCGTCGACGCTTGACCTTCCCTTCGCGTCCCGGCGCCCGTCGCGCCGGGCACCTTTTCGTCAGGAGTTTCACATGGCCCAGCCCACCCACACCCGCATCCGCATGTTCAACACCAAGGACACCTACCCCAACCAGACCCTGGACAACGACCTGTGCCAGGCCGTGCGCGCCGGCAACACCGTGTACGTGCGCGGCCAGGTCGGCACCGACTTCGACGGCAACCTGATCGGCCTCGGCGACCCCCGCGCCCAGGCCGAGCAAGCCATGCGCAACGTCAAGCAACTGCTGGAAGAGGCCGGCAGCGACCTGAGCCACATCGTCAAGACCACCACCTACCTGATCGACCCGCGCTACCGCGAGCCGGTGTACCAGGAGGTCGGCAAGTGGCTCAAGGGCGTGTTCCCGATCTCCACCGGGCTGGTGGTCTCGGCGTTGGGGCAGCCGCAGTGGCTGATGGAGATCGATGTGGTGGCGGTGATCCCCGAGTAACGCAGCAAACCGCCACGCTTGCCCGCCCGCCGCTGAACCCTGCGGGAGCGGGCTTGCCTGCCCCCCGCTCTCAAGTCGAACAGGAGTTAGAGACATGACATTTTCCATCGCCGCCCGCTGCCCGGAGACCGGCCAGTTCGGCATCGCCATCAGCTCGTCGAGCATCGCCGTCGGCGCCCGCTGCCCCTGGCTGCTGCCGGGCGTGGGCGCGGTATCGACCCAGAACATCACCCTGCCGTCCCTGGGCCCTGAAGTCCTCGCGCTGATGGAACAGGGGCTGGCCCCGGACGCCGCGCTGGACAAGGCGCTGACCCGCAACGGCTACAGCCAGTACCGCCAGATCACCGCGATCAACCACCTCGGCCAGACCGCGCACTTCAGCGGCGGGCAAACCCTGGGCACGCACAACGCCGTGGCGGGCGAGCAATGCG from Pseudomonas ekonensis encodes the following:
- the benB gene encoding benzoate 1,2-dioxygenase small subunit, which gives rise to MNSLYDTVRDFLYREARYLDDAQWDRWLELYAADASFWMPAWDDSDTLTEDPQSEISLIWYGNRGGLEDRVFRIKTERSSATVPDTRTSHNLSNIEIVGQGEGQCQVRFNWHTLSFRYQVTDSYFGTSFYTLDLRGEQPLIKAKKVVLKNDYVRQVIDIYHI
- a CDS encoding flavin-containing monooxygenase, producing the protein MTTETIKTDTLVVGAGQAGVAMSEHLGKLGVPHLVLERSRIAERWRTGRWDSLVANGPAWHDRFPGMEFDDVDPDGFAHKDRVADYFEAYAKKFNAPIRTGVEVKRVVRNVGRPGFTVETSEGVIEAARVVAATGPFQRPVIPPIAPQDARLLQIHSADYRNPQQLPDGAVLVVGAGSSGVQIADELQRSGRQVFLSVGAHDRPPRAYRNRDFCWWLGVLGEWDQAAMKPGREHVTIAVSGAHGGRTIDFRGLAHRGMTLVGVTESFKDGVVTFRQDLADNLKRGDENYLALLDAADAYIERNGLDLPPEPEARESYPDPECVKQPLADLDLAAAGVTSIIWATGFAVDYSWLKVAAFDDQGKPQHQRGVSSEPGVYFLGLPWQSRRGSSFIWGVWHDAKHVADHIATQRKYLAYRDADQRAAAPRKNTDTVDA
- a CDS encoding AraC family transcriptional regulator; this encodes MDSRLLSERSSVFHHADPYAVSDYVNRHVGQHLIGLAKTAHPQASLNHRKFAELDLCRISYGGSVRVTSLALETVYHLQVLLQGNCLWRGHKREQHLVPGELLLINPDDPVDLTYSDDCEKFILKVPVSVLESVCDEQRWLRPSDGIRFRRNHYRLDDLEGFTSLLGMICQEAEASDPLLRVQEHYVQIIGSKLLSLLDTNVSREPLNAPSASLERILAFIERNLKQDLSAESLAAQARMSPRSLYALFERQLGVTPMQHIRQRKLARIHACLTDPSCPVRNLTELALDYGFLHLGRFSDSYRQQFGELPSHTFKRRH
- a CDS encoding 1,6-dihydroxycyclohexa-2,4-diene-1-carboxylate dehydrogenase translates to MNNRFADKVALVTGAAQGIGRRVCERLLEEGARVVAVDRSTLVHELQGEHVLTLTADLEQYADCARATDAAIDAFGRLDILVNNVGGTIWAKPFEHYETAQIEAEVRRSLFPTLWCCHAALPQMLKQGRGAIVNVSSIATRSVNRVPYGAAKGGINALTACLAFENAERGIRVNATAPGGTEAPPRRIPRNAAQQSAQEQAWYQEIVAQTLDSSLMKRYGTLDEQVGAILFLASDEASYITGVTLPVGGGDLG
- a CDS encoding RidA family protein, which translates into the protein MAQPTHTRIRMFNTKDTYPNQTLDNDLCQAVRAGNTVYVRGQVGTDFDGNLIGLGDPRAQAEQAMRNVKQLLEEAGSDLSHIVKTTTYLIDPRYREPVYQEVGKWLKGVFPISTGLVVSALGQPQWLMEIDVVAVIPE
- the catC gene encoding muconolactone Delta-isomerase is translated as MLFHVKMTVKLPADMDPALAARLKADEKELARRLQHEGLWRHLWRIAGHYANYSVFDVPSVETLHDTLMRLPLFPYMDIEIDGLCRHPSSIHEDDR
- the benC gene encoding benzoate 1,2-dioxygenase electron transfer component BenC; this encodes MGFRIALNFEDGVTRFIEADGQETVADAAYRQGINIPLDCRDGACGTCKCFAESGRYALGDNFIEDALSEDELARGYVLTCQMRAESDCVVRVPAGSQVCKTGQASFQATISDVRQLSESTIALSVKGESLSRLAFLPGQYVNLQVPGSDQSRAYSFSSLPKDGEVSFLIRNVPGGLMSRFLTGLAKAGDSMTLAGPLGSFYLREIKRPLLLLAGGTGLAPFTAMLERIAEEGSAYPVHLIYGVTHDFDLVELDRLDAFAARIPGFSYGACVASPESRHPLKGYVTQHIEPRHLNDGDVDVYLCGPPPMVEAVSQHIREQGVTPANFYYEKFAAAAA
- a CDS encoding muconate cycloisomerase family protein — encoded protein: MNPILIESLAAVIVDLPTIRPHKLAMHTMQNQTLVILRLRCSDGIEGIGEATTIGGLAYGNESPESIKANIDAHLAPALAGLDACNINAAMQTLDKIAKGNTFAKSGIESALLDAQGKRLGLPVSELLGGRVRDSLEVAWTLASGDTARDIAEAEQMLEARRHRIFKLKIGANPLEQDLAHALAIKRALGDRASVRVDVNQYWDESQAIRGCRVLGDNGIDLIEQPISRVNRAGQVRLNQRSPAPVMADESIESVEDAFSLAADGAASVFALKIAKNGGPRAVLRTAQIAEACGIALYGGTMLEGSVGTLASAHAFLTLRQLTWGTELFGPLLLTEDIVTEAPQYRDFHLHIPRTPGLGLTLDEARLARFRRA
- the benA gene encoding benzoate 1,2-dioxygenase large subunit — its product is MSLGIDYLTALLEEDKEQGAYRCKREMFTDPRLFELEMAHIFEGNWIYLAHESQIPRNNDYLTLTMGRQPVFIARNKDGVLNAFLNACSHRGAMLCRHKSGNRSSYTCPFHGWTFNNSGKLLKVKDPAEAGYPEGFNCEGSHDLTRVARFESYRGFLFGSLNPDVKPLAEHLGESARIIDMIVDQSPEGLEVLRGSSSYIYEGNWKLTAENGADGYHVSSVHWNYAATQNQRQQREAGEEIKTMSAGSWAKKGGGFYSFDHGHLLLWTRWANPEDRPAYERRDELARDFGQARADWMIENSRNLCLYPNVYLMDQFSSQIRIARPIAVDKTEITIYCIAPKGESAEARAKRIRQYEDFFNVSGMATPDDLEEFRSCQTGYGAGRGWNDMSRGAAHWVEGADAAAEEIGLKPLLSGVRTEDEGLFVLQHKYWQETMLKAVSAEPQLIPVEAVP